The following proteins come from a genomic window of Microbacterium sp. SY138:
- the nhaA gene encoding Na+/H+ antiporter NhaA, protein MSPNSSPARFSLAPHALWNGIRSNARSDVLGGSLLLAATFAALVLANSPDAPWYESVRDFTFGIPELHLELSVGAWASDGLLAIFFFVVGLELKEEFVAGRLRDPRRAALPIAAAIGGVVVPALIFVVINAAGGSDALRGWAIPTATDIAFAVAVIAVVGKFLPPALRVFLLTLAIIDDLIAITIIATFYTDTISFPWLILALLPLAGFAALVAKGVRAWWILLPLAIAVWVCIHASGVHATVAGVLLGFVVPVTATERARVRVGTDDAGRPVYDGMAAHFADRWSIVATLFAVPVFAFFAAGVTVGGWAGLTSAFTDPITIGIVVGLVIGKPIGILATTFLLSRFPALRLDESLRWPDLTGMAFLAGIGFTVSLLVGELAYGSSSVADEHVKIGVLVGSFVAALLGGIILARSNARGRRESHDAGAGVL, encoded by the coding sequence GTGTCCCCGAATTCTTCCCCTGCCCGTTTCTCCCTCGCCCCGCATGCGCTGTGGAACGGCATCCGCTCCAACGCCCGCAGCGACGTCCTCGGCGGGTCGCTCCTGCTCGCGGCGACGTTCGCCGCGCTCGTCCTCGCCAACAGTCCCGACGCCCCCTGGTACGAGTCAGTGCGCGACTTCACGTTCGGCATCCCGGAACTGCATCTCGAACTCAGCGTCGGCGCCTGGGCGTCCGACGGCCTGCTGGCGATCTTCTTCTTCGTCGTCGGTCTCGAGCTGAAGGAGGAGTTCGTCGCCGGACGTCTGCGCGATCCACGTCGAGCCGCCCTGCCGATCGCGGCCGCGATCGGCGGCGTGGTGGTTCCCGCTCTCATCTTCGTCGTGATCAACGCCGCCGGCGGTTCGGATGCCCTGCGCGGCTGGGCGATCCCCACGGCCACGGACATCGCGTTCGCCGTGGCCGTGATCGCCGTGGTCGGCAAGTTCCTGCCTCCCGCCCTTCGGGTGTTCCTGCTCACGCTGGCGATCATCGACGACCTCATCGCGATCACCATCATCGCGACGTTCTACACCGACACCATCAGCTTTCCGTGGCTGATCCTGGCGCTGCTGCCGCTGGCGGGATTCGCCGCCCTGGTGGCGAAGGGGGTGCGGGCGTGGTGGATCCTGCTCCCCCTCGCCATCGCCGTCTGGGTGTGCATCCACGCATCCGGTGTGCACGCGACCGTCGCCGGCGTTCTTCTCGGCTTCGTCGTGCCCGTCACGGCGACGGAGCGCGCCCGCGTGCGGGTCGGCACGGACGATGCCGGCCGACCGGTCTACGACGGCATGGCCGCACACTTCGCCGACCGTTGGAGCATCGTGGCCACGCTGTTCGCGGTCCCGGTCTTCGCCTTCTTCGCCGCGGGGGTCACCGTCGGCGGGTGGGCAGGCCTCACGTCGGCGTTCACCGACCCGATCACCATCGGAATCGTCGTCGGCCTGGTGATCGGGAAGCCGATCGGCATCCTCGCCACGACCTTCCTGCTGAGTCGCTTCCCTGCGCTGCGCCTGGACGAGTCGCTGCGCTGGCCAGACCTGACCGGAATGGCGTTCCTCGCCGGCATCGGGTTCACGGTGTCCCTCCTGGTGGGCGAACTCGCCTACGGATCGAGCTCGGTTGCAGACGAACACGTGAAGATCGGGGTACTGGTCGGATCGTTCGTCGCCGCCCTCCTCGGCGGGATCATCCTGGCGCGCAGCAATGCACGGGGGCGTCGTGAGTCTCACGACGCCGGTGCGGGCGTACTCTGA
- a CDS encoding cupin domain-containing protein: protein MNLEPTTPTAKNTADQFVGDVWVDRIAAPHDGDQRMTVAIVKFAPGARSAWHSHARGQYLRVTQGVARFGTRDGQIIDVHPGETLYTPPGQDHWHAAAGDSFMEHIAMLENADDPAETTEWKEHITDDDYAGRFDRRTGDPASRQ, encoded by the coding sequence GTGAACCTCGAACCGACCACACCGACCGCCAAGAACACTGCAGACCAGTTCGTGGGAGACGTCTGGGTGGACCGAATCGCCGCACCGCACGATGGGGACCAACGGATGACCGTGGCCATCGTCAAGTTCGCACCCGGGGCGCGCTCCGCGTGGCACTCGCACGCCCGAGGTCAGTATCTTCGTGTCACCCAGGGCGTCGCCCGCTTCGGGACGCGCGACGGGCAGATCATCGACGTGCATCCCGGAGAGACGCTGTACACGCCGCCTGGACAGGATCACTGGCACGCCGCTGCGGGAGACTCTTTCATGGAGCACATCGCCATGCTCGAGAACGCGGACGACCCTGCGGAGACCACGGAGTGGAAAGAGCACATCACCGACGACGACTACGCGGGGCGCTTCGACCGGCGGACCGGAGATCCTGCTTCGCGACAGTAG
- a CDS encoding aldo/keto reductase, giving the protein MTNTHLTLNNGVEMPALGFGVFQTPPDETVEAVSSALSTGYRLIDTAAAYANERGVGDAVKASGLSRDDVFIESKVWISDYGYDQTLHAFEKSARKLQVDVIDLFILHQALPGEFDKTIAAYTALETLLAEGKVRAIGVSNFMVDHLTTLLAQTEIVPAVNQIEVHPYFQQRELQAFGKDRGILTQAWSPIGGITSYRGDDSQSTFNDPVIVAIADAHGKSAAQVMLRWHIQNGVQAIPKSVKPARIAENFDVFDFELTDDEIARIDALDTGVRGGPEPEVITLEAFGRDIPEN; this is encoded by the coding sequence ATGACGAACACTCACCTCACCCTGAACAACGGCGTCGAGATGCCCGCATTGGGTTTCGGCGTCTTCCAGACACCGCCGGACGAAACGGTCGAGGCTGTCTCTTCCGCCCTCTCCACGGGGTACCGTCTCATCGATACCGCCGCCGCATACGCCAACGAGCGAGGAGTGGGCGACGCCGTCAAGGCGTCCGGTCTTTCCCGCGACGACGTGTTCATCGAGTCGAAGGTCTGGATCAGCGACTACGGCTACGACCAGACGCTGCACGCGTTCGAGAAGAGCGCCCGCAAGCTCCAGGTCGACGTCATCGACCTCTTCATCCTCCACCAGGCCCTCCCCGGTGAGTTCGACAAGACCATCGCCGCCTACACGGCGCTGGAGACTCTCCTCGCCGAGGGCAAGGTCCGCGCCATCGGCGTGAGCAACTTCATGGTCGACCACCTCACGACGCTGCTCGCGCAGACCGAGATCGTGCCGGCGGTGAACCAGATCGAGGTGCACCCGTACTTCCAGCAGCGCGAGCTGCAGGCGTTCGGCAAGGACCGCGGCATCCTCACACAGGCCTGGTCGCCCATCGGCGGCATCACGTCCTACCGAGGGGACGATTCCCAGAGCACGTTCAACGACCCCGTCATCGTCGCCATCGCCGACGCACATGGAAAGTCGGCAGCGCAGGTGATGCTCCGCTGGCACATCCAGAACGGCGTCCAGGCCATCCCCAAGTCGGTGAAGCCTGCTCGTATTGCGGAGAACTTCGACGTGTTCGACTTCGAACTCACAGACGACGAGATCGCTCGCATCGACGCTCTCGATACCGGCGTTCGCGGGGGCCCGGAGCCCGAGGTCATCACGCTCGAGGCGTTCGGTCGCGATATCCCGGAGAACTGA
- a CDS encoding response regulator transcription factor, producing the protein MNQTDAPRGKLLYVEDDAEIAALTVEVLGDVYDVDHAPDGESALRLALSRRYDAMVVDRRLPGMDGVAFVHAVRTAHITTPVLMLTALGTVDDRVTGLDGGANDYLVKPFDYDELLARLRALRRAFRAQGARRPLGEWVFAPDAQAVYDPTGYRVALTATESALLELLTASPEHVFTREEILHAVFHEGDTTSSVDTYVHYVRRKTSAEMIETVRARGYRAGAPS; encoded by the coding sequence ATGAACCAGACCGATGCGCCGCGCGGAAAGCTCCTCTATGTGGAGGACGACGCGGAGATCGCCGCCTTGACGGTGGAGGTGCTGGGCGACGTGTACGACGTGGATCATGCTCCGGACGGCGAGAGCGCCCTGCGACTCGCACTGAGTCGGCGTTACGACGCGATGGTGGTCGACCGGAGGCTCCCGGGCATGGACGGCGTGGCCTTCGTGCATGCGGTGCGCACAGCACACATCACGACGCCCGTCCTGATGCTGACGGCCCTCGGTACCGTTGATGATCGCGTGACAGGTCTCGACGGCGGAGCGAACGACTACCTGGTGAAGCCGTTCGACTACGACGAACTGCTGGCGCGCCTTCGCGCGCTGCGGAGAGCGTTCCGCGCGCAGGGCGCGCGCAGGCCTCTGGGCGAGTGGGTCTTCGCCCCTGATGCCCAGGCGGTCTACGACCCGACGGGGTATCGCGTGGCATTGACGGCGACCGAGAGCGCCCTGCTGGAGCTGCTCACGGCCAGCCCTGAGCATGTGTTCACCCGGGAGGAGATCCTGCACGCGGTGTTCCACGAGGGGGACACGACGAGTTCTGTCGACACCTATGTGCACTATGTGCGACGCAAGACGAGCGCAGAGATGATCGAGACCGTGCGCGCACGGGGGTACCGGGCGGGGGCGCCCTCATGA
- a CDS encoding FAD:protein FMN transferase yields MRGAPESTRVWVEKIMGIPMSIHLISAGDQDAVATEGAIRACFDELHDVDGIFSTYRPDSDINRIRRGELSLADADPRVAFASAACERAAHATGGLFSGYREGWFDPTGWVKGWAVEEASRRHLAPLLTSAVAVGINAGGDLQLFTADGSDRRWHVGIADPHDCGRVLATLDIANGAVATSGTAERGHHILDPRTGAPATAVASATVVSDGLAQADVWATAAVVAGALDRSWIEASASRTGIVVDHEGVVTRWLGSTMIDVCAVSGTREV; encoded by the coding sequence ATGCGTGGCGCACCGGAGAGCACGCGGGTCTGGGTCGAGAAGATCATGGGCATCCCGATGAGCATCCACCTGATCTCCGCGGGAGATCAGGATGCTGTGGCGACCGAGGGGGCGATCAGAGCGTGCTTCGATGAGCTGCACGACGTGGACGGCATCTTCTCGACCTATCGACCGGACTCCGACATCAACCGCATCCGCCGAGGAGAGCTGTCTCTGGCTGACGCCGACCCGCGGGTGGCGTTCGCGTCTGCTGCGTGCGAACGCGCAGCGCACGCGACCGGTGGGCTGTTCTCTGGGTATCGGGAAGGGTGGTTCGATCCCACCGGCTGGGTCAAGGGGTGGGCGGTCGAGGAGGCGAGCCGTCGCCACCTCGCACCGCTGCTGACCTCGGCGGTCGCGGTCGGGATCAACGCGGGCGGAGACCTGCAGCTGTTCACGGCGGACGGATCGGATCGGCGGTGGCACGTGGGGATCGCTGATCCGCACGACTGCGGCCGGGTGCTCGCCACGCTCGATATCGCCAACGGTGCTGTCGCCACATCGGGCACTGCCGAGCGCGGCCACCACATCCTCGATCCGCGAACGGGCGCGCCGGCGACCGCCGTGGCGTCCGCGACCGTCGTCTCTGACGGCCTCGCGCAGGCGGACGTCTGGGCGACCGCAGCCGTCGTGGCAGGAGCTCTTGATCGCTCCTGGATCGAGGCTTCCGCCTCGCGCACCGGCATCGTGGTGGACCACGAGGGGGTTGTCACGCGCTGGCTCGGTTCGACGATGATCGACGTGTGCGCGGTCAGCGGGACGCGGGAAGTGTGA
- a CDS encoding HAMP domain-containing sensor histidine kinase — MSDDAARVRRAALSIGLWVGVASGVIVAMGIGILITVILSTSRREGEEHGGGWFGGPVGARDDFIVDIDVVVPVVIVLGVIGVVLLGIVAAVAARRSVRPLGEALRRQRNFVADASHELRTPLTTVTSRIQVLQRRLDRGEDIGPGLVELRRDADSMGDVLNDLLIAAEGASHDDGEAEVASAASTAVAAISTIADEHEVALTVTVVDDGAVARIPTVTLVRVLVALLDNAVQHSPAGGAVTIRIGTDARDVTVRVTDEGPGIAGIPSDQIFERFARPPESGRLRGFGLGLSLVRDVARRAGGSIEVESSTARGTTFLLTLPASR, encoded by the coding sequence ATGAGCGACGACGCGGCGCGGGTGCGCCGAGCGGCATTGTCGATCGGGCTGTGGGTGGGCGTCGCGTCGGGTGTGATCGTTGCGATGGGCATCGGGATCCTGATCACCGTGATCCTCTCCACCTCCCGCCGGGAAGGGGAGGAACACGGCGGTGGATGGTTCGGCGGCCCCGTCGGTGCACGCGACGACTTCATCGTCGACATCGACGTGGTCGTGCCCGTGGTGATCGTGTTGGGCGTCATCGGCGTCGTGCTGCTGGGGATCGTGGCCGCCGTCGCCGCCCGACGGTCGGTTCGCCCGCTGGGTGAGGCACTGCGCCGACAGCGCAACTTCGTGGCCGATGCCAGCCATGAGCTGCGCACGCCCCTGACGACGGTGACGAGTCGCATCCAAGTGCTTCAGCGACGCCTCGACCGGGGTGAGGACATCGGCCCCGGCCTGGTCGAGCTCCGTCGAGATGCAGACTCCATGGGAGATGTGCTGAACGACCTGTTGATAGCGGCCGAGGGGGCGTCCCATGACGACGGAGAGGCCGAAGTGGCGAGTGCAGCGTCCACGGCGGTCGCCGCGATCTCGACGATCGCGGACGAGCACGAGGTGGCTCTCACGGTGACCGTCGTCGACGACGGGGCCGTCGCTCGGATCCCCACGGTGACACTGGTCCGCGTCCTCGTCGCTCTGCTCGACAACGCGGTACAGCACTCTCCTGCCGGCGGCGCAGTCACCATCCGCATCGGCACGGACGCGCGTGACGTCACCGTTCGTGTGACCGATGAGGGACCGGGCATCGCCGGGATCCCCTCGGATCAGATCTTCGAGCGCTTCGCCCGCCCGCCCGAGAGCGGGCGCCTGCGCGGCTTCGGCCTCGGACTCTCGCTCGTGCGCGATGTCGCGCGCCGGGCCGGCGGTTCCATCGAGGTCGAGAGTTCGACCGCTCGCGGCACGACCTTCCTCCTCACACTTCCCGCGTCCCGCTGA
- a CDS encoding SDR family oxidoreductase — MSEQSTVLVVGATGSIGVHVVREALTRGRHVRALVRDASRAARVPEGAEIVIGDLTSAETLADAVAGIGSVVFVHGSHGGHGVAEKVDYGAVANVLTVLDGRPVRIALMTAVGTTDRANEGHDWKRRAERLVRASGNRYTVVRPGWFDYNAPDERHIVFRQGDQCSTASPADGVIARDQIARVLLDCLEIDAADHRTLELVAERGAAQEDLAPEFEALVRDTGIDGALDIPNMPLTDEPATVRDDLSRLGR, encoded by the coding sequence ATGAGCGAGCAGTCCACGGTTCTCGTCGTGGGGGCGACCGGAAGCATCGGCGTGCACGTCGTCCGCGAGGCTCTCACGAGAGGACGACACGTGCGCGCGTTGGTGCGTGACGCATCTCGTGCCGCGCGGGTCCCGGAGGGCGCGGAGATCGTCATCGGTGATCTCACCTCGGCCGAGACGCTGGCGGACGCTGTCGCCGGGATCGGCTCCGTGGTCTTCGTCCACGGCTCCCATGGTGGCCATGGTGTCGCCGAGAAGGTCGACTACGGAGCAGTGGCCAATGTGCTCACTGTGCTCGACGGACGCCCTGTGCGCATCGCCCTGATGACCGCTGTCGGCACGACGGATCGGGCGAACGAAGGTCACGACTGGAAACGGAGGGCCGAGCGCCTCGTCCGCGCGTCCGGCAACCGGTACACGGTCGTCCGCCCCGGCTGGTTCGACTACAACGCACCGGACGAGCGCCACATCGTCTTCCGCCAAGGGGACCAGTGCAGCACGGCCTCGCCGGCAGACGGGGTCATCGCCCGCGACCAGATCGCGCGCGTGCTGCTCGACTGTCTGGAGATCGACGCGGCGGACCACCGAACCCTTGAATTGGTCGCGGAGCGAGGGGCAGCGCAGGAGGACCTGGCCCCCGAGTTCGAGGCGCTCGTCCGAGATACTGGAATCGACGGCGCACTCGACATCCCGAACATGCCCCTCACCGACGAACCGGCCACCGTGCGGGACGACCTGAGCCGGCTCGGCCGGTAG
- a CDS encoding MFS transporter, with the protein MERYVRWRWLGLVFISIAVSLIIVDSTIVNVAIPAIVEDLGITSTEVQWVQESYTLVFASLLLVFGSLADRFGRRRVMIIGVVVFGASSVFAALSPDGGMLILARLAQGVGGAMILPTTLSIINATFRGRERGIAFAVWGSTIGGMAAVGPLLGGWLTTAYSWRWAFGINIPLGVIIVIGVLLTVAESRSDRVSRVDIIGALLSIAAMGSLVFGLIEGRTYGWWLVDTRPQIGDWAWPWELSPIPLFFAVAVLAVIAFILWGRHRERVGKSTLLALRLFSISSFRNGNIAAAVVSLGEFGIILALPLWLQFVLGFEAVQTGLLLLALAGGSFLASGVAGASSGKVAPVWVVRAGLIAEIIGVAGVGFVIGPDASWGPLIPFLFVYGLGVGLATAQLTGVVLAEVPVADSGAASGTQSTSRQIGAALGVAVLGTVLFTSTAGILASSLDERGVPAAQRDQIVSAVVDSAGAAISGLESNAATADVADDAKAAFSEGTRYAAWTAAGFLALGLLATVSLGSTTVRTRPEDEDGRTEEEGRQQDGERAI; encoded by the coding sequence ATGGAAAGATACGTGCGCTGGCGTTGGCTCGGGCTCGTCTTCATCAGCATCGCGGTCTCGCTGATCATCGTCGATTCGACGATCGTCAACGTGGCGATCCCCGCGATCGTGGAGGACCTCGGCATCACCTCGACCGAGGTCCAGTGGGTGCAGGAGTCGTACACGCTCGTCTTCGCGTCGCTGCTGCTCGTCTTCGGCAGCCTCGCCGACCGTTTCGGTCGACGCCGGGTGATGATCATCGGCGTCGTCGTCTTCGGAGCCTCGTCGGTGTTCGCCGCCCTGTCGCCGGACGGCGGCATGCTCATCCTGGCCCGACTGGCGCAGGGCGTCGGCGGTGCGATGATCCTCCCCACCACCCTCTCGATCATCAACGCGACCTTCCGAGGCAGGGAGCGCGGAATCGCGTTCGCCGTATGGGGTTCCACGATCGGCGGCATGGCGGCCGTCGGTCCGCTCCTCGGCGGGTGGCTCACGACCGCCTACTCGTGGCGCTGGGCTTTCGGCATCAACATCCCCCTCGGCGTCATCATCGTGATCGGCGTGCTCCTGACCGTCGCGGAATCGCGCAGCGACCGCGTCTCCCGCGTCGACATCATCGGAGCATTGCTGTCGATAGCGGCGATGGGAAGCCTCGTGTTCGGCCTGATCGAGGGACGGACCTACGGCTGGTGGCTCGTCGACACGCGGCCGCAGATCGGTGACTGGGCCTGGCCGTGGGAGCTGTCGCCGATCCCGCTGTTCTTCGCCGTCGCCGTCCTCGCCGTCATCGCGTTCATCCTGTGGGGACGGCACCGCGAACGGGTGGGGAAGTCGACGCTGCTGGCGCTGCGGCTGTTCTCAATCTCCTCGTTCCGCAACGGGAACATCGCCGCAGCGGTGGTGTCGTTGGGGGAGTTCGGCATCATCCTCGCGCTTCCGCTCTGGCTGCAGTTCGTGCTCGGTTTCGAAGCCGTGCAGACAGGGCTGCTCCTGCTCGCGCTGGCGGGCGGATCGTTCCTCGCCAGCGGTGTCGCCGGCGCCTCGAGCGGAAAGGTCGCCCCGGTCTGGGTGGTGCGTGCCGGCCTCATCGCCGAGATCATCGGTGTCGCGGGAGTCGGCTTCGTCATCGGCCCTGACGCGTCCTGGGGACCGCTCATCCCGTTCCTCTTCGTCTACGGACTCGGTGTCGGCCTCGCCACGGCGCAGCTGACCGGGGTCGTGCTCGCCGAGGTGCCGGTCGCGGACAGCGGGGCGGCCTCGGGCACGCAGTCCACGTCTCGGCAGATCGGCGCCGCCCTCGGCGTCGCTGTTCTTGGCACTGTTCTCTTCACCAGCACCGCCGGGATCCTCGCGTCTTCGCTCGACGAGCGCGGTGTCCCCGCCGCCCAGCGCGACCAGATCGTGTCGGCCGTGGTCGACAGCGCAGGGGCGGCGATCAGCGGGCTGGAATCGAATGCCGCGACCGCTGATGTGGCCGATGATGCCAAGGCCGCCTTCTCCGAAGGGACCCGCTACGCCGCCTGGACAGCGGCAGGGTTCCTCGCCCTCGGCCTGCTCGCCACCGTGTCCCTCGGATCGACCACGGTGCGCACCCGACCGGAGGACGAGGACGGGCGGACGGAGGAAGAAGGCCGCCAGCAAGACGGCGAAAGAGCAATCTGA